The Pseudochaenichthys georgianus chromosome 24, fPseGeo1.2, whole genome shotgun sequence genome includes a region encoding these proteins:
- the LOC117440252 gene encoding cytosolic 5'-nucleotidase 1A-like, with amino-acid sequence MSEIKLTESAPTEDNGEEKDWAAAKAFFDNLKTNKPRPPKPRYAVTIAVSSRTLFNMVKERKIYEDEGLEKYVAYQMEHESEPLMPGVAFPFVQALMNVNSRLRQLYPDSEELFDIVLMTNNHAQVGVRLINSINYYDLSIERFCMTGGESPIGYLKAYMTNLYLSKNSDKVTEAIEEGIAAATMFTADTDNELSKTQLRVAFDGDAVLFSDESEIIVKQHGLDTFFEHEKEFENKPLAQGPLKCFLEALGKLQRKFIAKNERLNCPIRTFLVTARSAASSGARVLKTLRSWGLEIDEALFLAGAPKGPLLEKIKPHIFFDDQMFHIEGAQQMGTISAHVPYGIGQKYHKGKLIEQPQKKE; translated from the exons ATGAGTGAAATCAAACTAACCGAATCAGCTCCAACTGAAGACAACGGAGAGGAGAAAGACTGGGCTGCTGCTAAAGCTTTTTTTGACAacctcaaaacaaacaaaccaagaCCT CCCAAACCCCGGTATGCTGTCACCATTGCCGTGTCCTCTCGCACCCTCTTCAACATGGTGAAGGAGAGGAAGATCTATGAGGATGAAGGATTGGAGAAGTATGTGGCTTATCAGATGGAGCATGAAAGCGAGCCTCTGATGCCCGGAGTTGCTTTCCCCTTTGTCCAG GCGCTGATGAATGTCAACTCTCGACTGAGGCAGCTCTACCCAGACAGCGAGGAGCTGTTTGATATCGTCTTAATGACTAACAACCATGCCCAAGTCGGAGTGCGCCTCATAAACAGCATTAATTACTATG ATTTGAGCATAGAGAGATTTTGTATGACCGGAGGAGAAAGCCCTATAGGCTACCTGAAGGCCTACATGACCAACCTTTACCTCTCCAAGAACTCCGACAAAGTGACAGAGGCCATAGAAGAAG GCATCGCTGCAGCCACTATGTTTACGGCGGACACGGATAATGAGCTGAGTAAGACTCAGCTGAGAGTGGCGTTTGATGGCGACGCCGTCCTCTTCTCCGACGAGTCAGAGATCATCGTGAAGCAGCACGGCCTGGACACTTTCTTTGAGCACGAGAAGGAGTTTGAGAACAAGCCTCTCGCTCAG GGTCCCTTAAAGTGTTTCCTGGAGGCTCTGGGAAAGCTCCAGAGGAAATTCATCGCCAAGAACGAGCGGCTGAACTGTCCCATCCGAACCTTCCTGGTGACGGCCCGCAGCGCCGCCAGCTCCGGGGCCCGCGTCCTGAAGACTCTCCGCAGCTGGGGGCTGGAGATCGACGAGGCTCTCTTCCTGGCTGGGGCTCCTAAAGGGCCCCTGCTGGAGAAAATCAAACCGCACATCTTCTTCGACGACCAGATGTTCCACATTGAGGGGGCCCAGCAGATGGGAACCATATCTGCACACGTCCCCTACGGGATCGGACAGAAGTACCACAAGGGAAAACTCATCGAGCAGCCCCAAAAAAAGGAATAA